GCTTTGTTCTAATTTTTCTACTGAAGATATAAAGGAACTTCAGTCATTTAAAGAATTTCTTCCTGAAATATTAGACTTGGAGAATATTGATGGTCTTGATATAAAGCTCTCTGCATTAAATAATATCGACTATCATTCGTCCAGTATTGAAGAAGTTTTTGCAATGGAAGATGAAATGCTAACAGAGAATATTAATAGTAAAAAAACTATTTTTTCGAAAATTACTCAGCTTTTTGAACTTTTAAATATCGCAGAAAATCAACTTGATGAAGGAAGTATGAGTTTAATAGATAATAACAAAAAAAGAATATTATCGGCATTAAAGGAAGTTCCAGAGGTATTTGATTTACTTGAAACTCTTGATAAAGTAGATGATGGTATAAAGCAGGAAGATAAACTAATGTCTCTAGATGTAAATTACTATGAAGAGGATTTAATGCAAGTAGGGGAAAACCTTGGTTCTAGAAATGATTTATTAGATAAAATTGAAGAGCAATCTTTAAAAGACTTAAATAATAATCTTTTTCAAGATGAAATTCTAGGGGAAGAAATAAATGAAGTATTAGAAAATAAGATGCTAAAGAGTAAAGATGGAGAACTTAAGGGATTATCAACTAGTAGATTTGGGCATGTAAGCCAGAATAAAAGGCTATCTAAGACTGATAAGACAGAATATAAAACTATACAAAGTCTTGATTTACTTAAAATGTCAGAGGAAGAGTATGAGCAAAGTCAATTAGAAAAGCTAAGTATAAATAAAGACGTTACTTCTAAAATGTCCAATAAAGATATAGTTGATAGACAAAAAATAAAATATAATCATAGTTTGCATAGGAAGAATATCCCCGGAAACCTTAGAATGAGTATAAAAAGAAAAGAAGAAAATATGACGGGGAGGTTTTCTTTAGAAAGCAGATCATTACATGACGCTAAATTAAAACAGTTCTTCTATTTATCGAATAAGCAGGACATATCATATCTGTCTGATATATCGATACAAGAAGATGTATCTCATTTATCTGATCTAAATTTAGATTTACTTGATTTAGATATTGAAGATGAGGCAGTTGATATAAAAAGTGAAAATTATATAGACTTTAATCAGCTATTAAAAACTGAATCTCAGTCTGAAACATTAAATATTAGCTCAGATACGGAAGTAAGACAAGAAGGAATATATGAACAAGTTGTCAAAGAACTTGATACAGTTAGAACTGATGGTAAAAATCAAATTGAGATACAATTAGAGCCAGAATCTTTAGGAAAAGTAAAATTGAATCTAGAGCTTGATAATGGGAGAGTTACTGTGACTTTTAATGTAGAAAATTCCCTTGTTAAAGAAAAATTAGAGCAAAACTTATATCAACTACGAGATAATTTTTTGCGCCAGGGATATAGTGTT
This region of Halanaerobiaceae bacterium ANBcell28 genomic DNA includes:
- a CDS encoding flagellar hook-length control protein FliK; its protein translation is MDSKDEDELLLFAENLIAIILELCSNFSTEDIKELQSFKEFLPEILDLENIDGLDIKLSALNNIDYHSSSIEEVFAMEDEMLTENINSKKTIFSKITQLFELLNIAENQLDEGSMSLIDNNKKRILSALKEVPEVFDLLETLDKVDDGIKQEDKLMSLDVNYYEEDLMQVGENLGSRNDLLDKIEEQSLKDLNNNLFQDEILGEEINEVLENKMLKSKDGELKGLSTSRFGHVSQNKRLSKTDKTEYKTIQSLDLLKMSEEEYEQSQLEKLSINKDVTSKMSNKDIVDRQKIKYNHSLHRKNIPGNLRMSIKRKEENMTGRFSLESRSLHDAKLKQFFYLSNKQDISYLSDISIQEDVSHLSDLNLDLLDLDIEDEAVDIKSENYIDFNQLLKTESQSETLNISSDTEVRQEGIYEQVVKELDTVRTDGKNQIEIQLEPESLGKVKLNLELDNGRVTVTFNVENSLVKEKLEQNLYQLRDNFLRQGYSVDHIQVETDNYESAYRQQDNPQENQDNPFYQEEQRQNNSQYDGMTAKEIYQLFQEEEEFYGYYPSQIINYRYIYNSSGMNYLI